Proteins encoded together in one Otariodibacter oris window:
- the pgi gene encoding glucose-6-phosphate isomerase, which translates to MQNINPTKTSSWNALTQHKNDNLNIAELFKADPNRFEKYSLQFEDQILVDYSKNAINEKTLTLLRQLAEECGLKSAAQAMFSGEKINRTEDRAVLHTALRNRSNTPVKVDGKDVMPEVNAVLAKMKEFSDRVISGEWKGYTGKAITDVINIGIGGSDLGPYMVTEALRPYKNHLTMHFVSNVDGTHIAETLKDLNPETTLVLVASKTFTTQETMTNAHTARDWLLNSVKDESAVAKHFVALSTNAKEVAKFGIDTANMFEFWDWVGGRYSLWSAIGLSIVLSIGFENFEQLLEGAHAMDKHFLNTPIEKNIPATLALVGIWNNNFLGAESEAILPYDQYMHRFAAYFQQGNMESNGKYVGRDGEAVSYQTGPIIWGEPGTNGQHAFYQLIHQGTKLIPCDFIAPAQSHNQVGDHHSKLLSNFFAQTEALAFGKSKEVVEQEFVQAGRSLEEVAEIIPFKVFTGNKPTNSILVQKITPFTLGALIAMYEHKIFVQGVIFNIYSFDQWGVELGKQLANRILPELENNEKITSHDSSTNGLINQFKAWR; encoded by the coding sequence ATGCAAAATATAAACCCAACAAAGACTTCCTCATGGAATGCGCTTACTCAACATAAGAATGATAATTTAAATATTGCTGAATTATTCAAAGCAGATCCAAACCGTTTTGAAAAATACTCCCTCCAATTTGAAGATCAGATTCTAGTCGACTACTCAAAAAATGCGATTAATGAGAAAACACTCACATTACTTCGTCAATTAGCTGAAGAATGTGGTTTAAAATCTGCTGCTCAAGCAATGTTTAGTGGTGAAAAAATTAACCGTACTGAAGATCGTGCAGTATTACACACAGCATTACGTAATCGCTCAAATACACCTGTAAAAGTTGATGGTAAAGATGTTATGCCTGAAGTTAATGCTGTTCTTGCTAAAATGAAAGAGTTTAGTGACCGCGTTATCTCTGGAGAATGGAAAGGCTATACTGGTAAGGCAATTACTGATGTAATCAATATCGGTATCGGTGGTTCTGACTTAGGTCCTTATATGGTAACTGAAGCATTACGTCCATATAAAAACCATCTTACTATGCACTTTGTATCAAATGTAGATGGCACTCATATTGCAGAAACACTAAAAGATTTAAATCCTGAAACTACATTAGTGTTAGTTGCTTCTAAAACATTTACTACTCAAGAAACAATGACCAATGCGCATACTGCTCGTGATTGGTTATTAAATTCAGTAAAAGACGAGTCTGCGGTAGCAAAACACTTTGTAGCTTTATCAACTAATGCAAAAGAAGTTGCTAAATTTGGTATTGATACCGCGAATATGTTTGAATTCTGGGATTGGGTAGGTGGTCGTTACTCACTTTGGTCAGCAATTGGTTTATCAATCGTGCTTTCTATCGGCTTTGAAAACTTTGAGCAACTTCTTGAAGGCGCTCACGCAATGGATAAACATTTCTTGAATACGCCGATTGAGAAAAATATCCCTGCAACATTAGCACTTGTTGGTATTTGGAATAACAATTTCTTAGGTGCTGAATCAGAGGCAATCCTTCCATACGATCAATATATGCACCGTTTTGCAGCCTATTTCCAACAAGGAAATATGGAATCAAATGGTAAATATGTAGGACGTGATGGAGAAGCTGTATCTTATCAAACAGGCCCTATCATTTGGGGTGAACCAGGTACAAATGGACAACACGCTTTCTATCAATTAATCCACCAAGGCACAAAATTAATTCCTTGTGATTTTATTGCACCAGCACAAAGCCATAATCAAGTAGGCGATCATCACTCAAAACTTCTTTCAAACTTCTTCGCTCAAACTGAAGCATTAGCATTTGGTAAATCAAAAGAAGTGGTTGAACAAGAATTTGTACAAGCGGGCAGATCATTAGAAGAAGTTGCAGAAATCATACCATTCAAAGTATTTACGGGTAACAAACCGACTAACTCTATCTTAGTCCAAAAAATTACACCGTTTACACTCGGTGCGTTAATTGCAATGTATGAACACAAAATCTTTGTACAAGGTGTGATCTTCAATATTTACAGTTTTGACCAATGGGGCGTAGAACTCGGTAAACAACTTGCTAATCGTATTCTTCCTGAATTGGAAAATAATGAGAAAATTACAAGCCATGATAGCTCTACAAATGGATTAATTAACCAATTCAAAGCATGGCGTTAA